A part of Sebastes fasciatus isolate fSebFas1 chromosome 10, fSebFas1.pri, whole genome shotgun sequence genomic DNA contains:
- the eef1g gene encoding elongation factor 1-gamma, with amino-acid sequence MAAGTLYTYPENWRAFKAQIAAQYSGARLKVASSSPAFTFGQTNRTPAFLNNFPLGKVPAYQGDDGFCLFESNAIAHYLSNDALRGATPQAAAQVLQWVSFADSEIIPPASAWVFPTLGIMQFNKQATEQAKEDVKRALTVLNQHLNTRTFLVGERISLADVTVACSMIWLYKQVLEPSFRQPYSNVTRWFSTCVNQPQFKAILGEVKLCEKMAQFDSKKFAEMQPKKETPPKKEKGGKEAAKPQEKKEKKKEEKKPAPEEEMDECEAALACEPKAKDPFAHLAKSAFVMDEFKRKYSNEDTMTVAIPHFWEHFDHEGYSIWFSQYKYPDELSLTFKSCNLITGMFQRLDKLRKNAFASVILFGTNNDSSISGIWIFRGHDLAFTLSTDWQIDYESYDWRKLDSNSEECKTMVKEYFNWEGDFKHVGKAFNQGKIFK; translated from the exons ATGGCGGCAGGG ACTCTATACACGTACCCAGAGAACTGGCGGGCCTTCAAGGCCCAGATTGCAGCCCAGTACAGTGGGGCTCGCCTCAAAGTTGCCAGCAGCTCCCCTGCCTTCACCTTCGGGCAGACGAACCGTACTCCTGCCTTCCTCAACAACTTCCCTCTGGGCAAG GTACCCGCCTACCAGGGAGATGACGGTTTCTGTCTGTTTGAGAGTAATGCCATTGCTCACTACT TGAGCAATGATGCCCTGCGTGGTGCCACTCCCCAGGCCGCAGCCCAGGTGCTGCAGTGGGTGAGCTTTGCTGACTCTGAGATCATCCCTCCAGCCAGCGCATGGGTCTTCCCCACTCTGGGAATCATGCAGTTCAACAAGCAG GCCACAGAGCAGGCCAAGGAGGATGTGAAGAGGGCCCTTACGGTGCTGAACCAACACCTGAACACCCGTACCTTTCTGGTGGGGGAGAGGATCAGCCTTGCTGACGTCACGGTGGCTTGCTCCATGATCTGGCTCTACAAACAG GTCCTCGAGCCTTCTTTCCGTCAGCCTTACTCCAACGTGACTCGCTGGTTCAGCACCTGTGTCAACCAGCCCCAGTTCAAGGCTATCCTTGGAGAGGTCAAGCTGTGTGAAAAGATGGCCCAGTTTGATT CCAAgaagtttgcagagatgcagcCCAAGAAAGAGACCCCTCCTAAGAAAGAGAAGGGAGGAAAGGAGGCAGCCAAGCCCCaggagaagaaggaaaagaaaaaggaagagaagaagcCAGCCCCTGAAGAGGAGATGGACGAGTGTGAGGCTGCTTTGGCCTGTGAGCCCAAAGCCAAGGATCCCTTTGCACACCTGGCAAAGAG tgCGTTTGTCATGGACGAGTTCAAGAGAAAATATTCCAACGAGGACACCATGACGGTAGCCATTCCCCACTTCTGGGAGCACTTTGACCATGAGGGTTACTCAATCTGGTTCAGCCAGTACAAATATCCCGACGAGCTTTCCCTTACCTTCAAGAGCTGCAACCTTATCACAG GTATGTTCCAGCGCCTGGACAAGCTCAGAAAGAACGCCTTCGCTAGTGTCATCTTGTTTGGCACCAACAACGACAGCAGCATCTCTGGCATCTGGATCTTTAGAGGCCACGACCTGGCCTTCACT CTGTCTACAGACTGGCAGATCGACTACGAATCATACGACTGGCGTAAGCTGGACTCAAACAGCGAGGAGTGCAAGACCATGGTAAAGGAGTACTTCAATTGGGAGGGTGACTTTAAGCACGTTGGTAAAGCCTTCAACCAGGGCAAGATCTTCAAGTGA
- the polr2g gene encoding DNA-directed RNA polymerase II subunit RPB7, with amino-acid sequence MFYHISLEHEILLHPRYFGPNLLNTVKQKLFTEVEGTCTGKYGFVIAVTTIDNIGAGVIQPGRGFVLYPVKYKAIVFRPFKGEVVDAVVTQVNKVGLFTEIGPMSCFISRHSIPSEMEFDPNSNPPCYKTVDEDIVIQQDDEIRLKIVGTRVDKNDIFAIGSLMDDYLGLVS; translated from the exons ATGTTTTACCAT ATTTCATTGGAGCATGAAATCCTGCTACACCCGAGGTATTTTGGCCCCAACCTCCTCAACACCGTGAAGCAGAAGCTTTTCACAGAAGTGGAGGGTACCTGCACTGGCAA GTATGGCTTTGTCATCGCAGTCACCACCATTGACAACATCGGGGCGGGTGTAATCCAGCCAGGGAGAGGGTTTGTCCTCTACCCAGTCAAGTACAAGGCTATCGTGTTCCGCCCATTCAAAGGGGAGGTGGTTGACGCCGTGGTCACTCAGGTTAACAAG GTCGGATTGTTCACAGAAATTGGTCCCATGTCTTGCTTCATTTCTCGCCAC TCCATCCCTTCAGAAATGGAGTTTGACCCCAACTCCAATCCTCCTTGTTATAAGACAGTTGATGAG GACATTGTAATCCAGCAAGATGATGAGATCCGGCTAAAGATTGTGGGAACAAGAGTGGACAAGAATGACATC tttgcCATTGGCTCTCTCATGGATGATTATCTGG GTCTTGTGAGCTAA
- the LOC141775404 gene encoding uncharacterized protein LOC141775404, which produces MATKLVSKLFRPFVFTQLASLRSGCVSSRRIRHFSSDPPPENISRYPVPHKKDLPHDILEVMEEVESKGGFLPNVFKALSHRPAEFRAFFAYYNELMSKETGGLTKADREMIVVATSIHNKCLYCVVSHSALHRIYSKKPTLSDQVVVNYENAELSPRERAMLDFAMAVCRSETITEQHFQSLEEVGFDREDAWDIAAIAAFFAMSNRLAHLTDMRPNLEFYNMGRIPKNKSKDKSK; this is translated from the exons ATGGCGACTAAGCTCGTCTCCAAGTTATTTCGTCCCTTTGTTTTCACACAGCTG GCGTCTCTCCGGTCGGGATGTGTCTCGTCTCGGAGGATCAGACATTTCTCCAGCGATCCGCCACCAGAGAACATCAGTCGGTATCCGGTTCCTCACAAGAAAGACCTCCCGCATGATATtttggaggtgatggaggaagTGGAGTCAAAG GGAGGCTTTTTACCCAATGTCTTCAAAGCCCTCTCTCACAGACCAGCAGAGTTCAGAGCCTTCTTCGCTTACTACAATGAACTAATGAGCAAAGAGACAG GCGGGTTGACCAAGGCAGATCGTGAGATGATTGTAGTGGCTACCAGTATTCACAACAAATGTCTTTACTGTGTGGTATCCCACAGTGCATTGCACCGCATCTACTCCAAGAAACCCACTCTTTCCGATCAG GTCGTTGTTAACTACGAGAACGCAGAGCTGTCGCCTCGGGAGCGCGCCATGCTGGACTTTGCGATGGCCGTGTGTCGCAGCGAGACCATCACAGAGCAGCATTTCCAGTCTTTGGAGGAAGTGGGCTTTGACCGCGAGGATGCGTGGGACATCGCTGCCATCGCTGCTTTCTTTGCCATGTCCAACCGGCTCGCTCACCTCACCGACATGAGGCCAAACTTAGAATTTTATAACATGGGCCGTATACCCAAGAACAAGAGCAAGGACAAGAGCAAGTAA